A segment of the Gemmatimonadota bacterium genome:
AAGTTCAAGGCCAAGTGGTGGGAGTTCGACGTCGGCTGGGCGTACATCCGCCTGCTGGAGATGCTGCGGCTGGCGCGCATACTGTACGCGCGCGCGCTCTCGGCCCGCGAGTTCGCGGCGAAGTATTACGCGGAGAAGGCGGAGGCGCTGCTTCCCACACCGGACCCCTTCTATAGTGATCCAGCACAGTAGTTGTGACATGTCATCCCTGTGGCCGACTGCTACAGCTCGACCTCCCAGCCGACCTCGATGACGCGCTCGGAAGGGATGTGGAAGAAGGCGGTGGCGCGCAGCGCGTTGCGGGCCATGAAGGCGAAGAGCCGCTCGCGCCAGAGGGCCATCCCCGGCTTCTCGGTGGCCAGTAGTGTCTCGCGTCCCAGGAAGAAAGTGGTCTGCTCGAGGTCCAGGTCGAGGCCGCGCTCCCGGCACAGGTCGAGCACGCGCGGAATGTCCGGGTCCTGCATGAAGCCGTAGTGCAGGATGACGCGGTAGATCCCGTCCTGCAGCTCCTGGATCTCGACGCGCTCCTCCCGGGGCACGTGCGGGATCTCCTCCGTCACCACGGTAAGCAGCACCAACTTCTCGTGCAGCACTTTGTTGTGCCGCACGTTCTGCAGTAGCGCAGGCGGCGTGACGTCCAGGCTGCCGGTCATGAATACGGCGGCGCCGGGCACGCGCTCGAGCGGCCGCGCCGCGATTTGCTGGAGGAACTTTGACAGTGGCATCGTCGCCTTGCGCAGCCGCTCGCGCAGGATCTCGCGCCCCCGTTTCCAGGTGGTCATGAGCGTGTAGACGCCTGCCGCGACCAGGAGCGGGAACCAGCCGCCATGCTCGACCTTGATGATGTTGGCGCCGAAGAAGGCGGCGTCAATCGAGATGAGCACGGCCGCCAGGCCACCGGCAGCGAGCCGGCTCCAGCGCCAGAGGTCGCGGGCCACCACGTAGAAGAGCACCGTGGTGATGACCATGGTCGTGGTCACGGCCACGCCGTACGCGGCGGCCAGGCGGCTGGAGGAGCCGAATCCCAGGACCAGCGCAATGGTGGCCAGCATGAGCGCCCAGTTCACAGGTGGGATGTAGATCTGGCCGATCTCCCCGGGCGAGGTGTGCTGGATCTGGACACGCGGACTGTAGCCGAGCTGCACCGCCTGGCGCGTCAGCGAGAAGGAGCCGGAGATCACGGCCTGCGACGCGATCACGGTCGCCGCCGTCGCCAGCAGTACCATGGGATAGAGCGCCCAGCCGGGCGCCAGCCGGTAGAACGGGTTGTGCGCCGCTTCGGGGTCGCGCAGCAGCAGTGCGCCTTGGCCGAAGTAGTTGAGCAGCAGTGCGGGCAGCACCAGCGCGAACCAGGCCAGGCGGATCGGCCGCCTGCCGAAGTGGCCCATGTCCGCGTAGAGCGCTTCGCC
Coding sequences within it:
- a CDS encoding potassium transporter Kup — translated: MPGAAPAGADSPRGRYLLGLSLAALGVVYGDIGTSPLYAIRECFFGPYGVAPSRANVLGVLSLILWALVVVISVKYLVFIMRADNRGEGGILALLALSQPARRATPHGRLFLVALGLFGAALLYGDGMITPAISVLSAIEGLEIATPVLAPFVIPITVGILVGLFLFQRRGTAGVGAVFGPVTLVWFLTLALLGTRAIAARPEVLAALNPLHGAAFFGRNGLQGFLVLGAVFLVVTGGEALYADMGHFGRRPIRLAWFALVLPALLLNYFGQGALLLRDPEAAHNPFYRLAPGWALYPMVLLATAATVIASQAVISGSFSLTRQAVQLGYSPRVQIQHTSPGEIGQIYIPPVNWALMLATIALVLGFGSSSRLAAAYGVAVTTTMVITTVLFYVVARDLWRWSRLAAGGLAAVLISIDAAFFGANIIKVEHGGWFPLLVAAGVYTLMTTWKRGREILRERLRKATMPLSKFLQQIAARPLERVPGAAVFMTGSLDVTPPALLQNVRHNKVLHEKLVLLTVVTEEIPHVPREERVEIQELQDGIYRVILHYGFMQDPDIPRVLDLCRERGLDLDLEQTTFFLGRETLLATEKPGMALWRERLFAFMARNALRATAFFHIPSERVIEVGWEVEL